The following DNA comes from Mucilaginibacter jinjuensis.
TGGATGGGAATTAGAAGAAGATAATAGTTATACAAAACATATAAATGTTCACAATACTAAAAAAAGAAATAGTACTATACCTCAGCTCAATGGTGGCATACATCACCATTGGCGTGTTTTTAATCGTCCTCGGATTGTTTTTATGGGTGTTCCCTGATACCAGTATACTGGATTATGGGTATGCCAGTTTGGAGAGCCTTTTTAATACGGTGCCATACCTGTTTATGTTCCTGATACCGGCTATAACCATGCGTTCGCTGGCTGAGGAGCGGAGGGAGGGAACATTTGAGTTACTGGCAACCCGGCCGGTTACCTTCGGGCAAATTATTATGGGCAAGTACTTTGCCTGTGTGCTGCTGGTGCTGTTTGCACTGTTGCCAACTTATGTTTATTACTACTCGGTTACGGTGCTGGGTAACCCGCAAAATAATATTGATAGCGGGGCTGTAATTGGCTCGTATATCGGGTTGTTTTTGCTGGGTGCTTCGTTTGTGGCTATTGGGATGTTTGCTTCGGCCATTACCAAAAACCAGATCATTGCATTTACTATCGCGGTGTTCCTGTCGTTTTTTGTGTATAGCGGGTTCGATTCAATGAGTCAGTTGCTGAGCCTGCAAAACGTTGGGATTGAGCAGTTGGGTATCAGCTCGCATTATAGTTCGGTAAGCCGGGGTGTGCTGGATACGCGCGATCTGTTTTATTTCATCGCCCTTACAGCTTTATTTATATTACTGGCACTCGGTGCATTGAAGCTACAGATGCAGCGCAAATTATGGCAAACCGATATTTACGTTTATGCCGGTGTATTTGTGGTAGCCATCGTGATTGCTCAATTTGGATTTACCCGTATCGATTTCACTAAAGAGAAGCGTTTTACCCTTTCGCCGGTGAGCCAGAACATGATGGATAGCCTTACAACACCGGTTAAGGTTACCGTGTATTTACAGGGCGATAATTTACCGGGTGGCTTTAAACGTTTGCAACGCGCCACGCGCGATATGCTGAGCGATATGCAGGCTTACAGTCACCGCAAACTACAATTCGAATTTGTTGACCCGCTGAAAGGACAGAGCCAAAGCGAGCAGGATAGCACCATTAAAAATATGATGGGCGGCGGTATTGAACCAACTAATCTTTCGGTTAAAACAGATGATGGTTTGATCCAGAAACTGATTGTTCCTGCTGCGGTAATTACAGCCGGCGATAAGCAGGTGCCGGTTAACTTACTGCAAAGACGCATCGGTTTGGGCGAGGATGAGGTACTTAACAATTCGATCCAAAACCTGGAGTATGCTTTTGCATCAGGAATAAAAAAAGCTATTACAGGTGGTAATCAGCAAGTAGGTATTATTGAAGGCCATCATGAATTGGATGATGTGCAATTGCATGATGCCATCAACACACTTTCGAGTAGCTTTATGGTGGGCAGGGTTGATCTGAAAAAGATCTCATTGGCCGATTTGCTAAAAGTTAAACTGGTAGTAATAGCCAAGCCCGAAACCCCTTTTACCGAAATAGAGAAATTTAAGGTAGACCAATACCTGATGCACGGCGGCCGCGTACTGTGGACCATTGACCAGGTAAGTGCCGAGCTGGACAGTCTGCGTGGGCACGGCGGCGAAGAGCTGGCTTTCAACAAGCAACTGAACCTCGACGACCAATTATTTACCTACGGTGTACGTATCAATTATGATCTGATTGCCGACCTGAATAGTTCTCAAATCCCCGTTGCCACAGGTAGTGTGGGCGGTCAGCCGCAGATCCAAATGGTGCCATGGTTGTTTAACCCGATACTGGTACCGGTATCGCGCAACCCGATTGTGAAAAATGTAGATGGTATCACCACGCAATTTATCAGTACGATAGATACTCTGGGCGTAAAAGGGGTGAAGAAAACCATCCTGTTAACCACTTCGCCATATAATAATAAAATTACAGCTCCGCACATGTTGTCGCTGGCGGCTATTGAGCAGCAGCCTGATCCGAAGGCTTTTCAAAGCGCGCCTAAAACGGTTGGGGTTTTGCTGGAAGGTAATTTCAAGTCTGACTTTATGAACCGCCCGTTGCCTGAAGGTTTTACAGAGCAGGTAAATGTGCTGCAAAAAAGTGAGCCTGCCAAAATGATCGTTATCAGCGATGGCGACGTATTCAGGAACCAATTGGCGGCTGATGGTTCGCCTTATCCTTTGGGTTACGATCATTATACCCAACAAACATCAGGCAATAAAACATTGTTATTAAATATTGTTGATTATCTTACCGGCGATACCAGATTAATAGCCCTTAGGGCCAAAGAAATCCAGATCAGATTGCTGAATAAAGCACGCGTACGGAACGAGAAATTATATTGGCAGCTGGTCAATAATATAATCCCGCCGGCGTTAGTGTTAATATTCGCTATTTTTCAACATTATGTCCGCAAACGAAAGTATGCGCATTAATTTTTTTACTTTTGATTGATTAACCCATCAGGAATGAGATTTATTGTTTCTACATCAACTTTACTAAAGCAACTACAGTCGGTAAGCGGCGCGTTAAGTAACAGCACCGTATTGCCTATTCTGGAAAACTTTTTATTTGAGATAAAAGACGGCAACCTTACCATATCTGCAACCGACCTGCAAACCAGCATGACCACATCGCTGACTGTAGAGGCCAAAGAGAACGGACGTATCGCTATCCCGTCGCGCATATTATTGGATACCCTTAAATCATTGCCAGAGCAGCCGGTGGCTTTTTCTGTGGATGATAAGACCTTCGCTATCGAGATTAACGCAGGCGATGGTAAATATAAACTGAGCGGCGAGAACGGTGAGGATTTTCCTAAAATCCCGGTTGTTGAAAATGCAACTTCGGTAAACCTGCCTGCATCTGTATTGGCCGAGGCAATTAACAAAACCATTTTTGCGGTTAGTAATGATGAGCTTCGCCCGGCTATGACTGGTGTTTACGCACAGTTATCAACCCAGTACTTTACCTTCGTAGCTACCGATGCCCACAAACTGGTACGTTACCGCCGTAAAGATGCCAAGGCCGAAAGCACAACATCATTCATCCTGCCTAAAAAAGCTTTAAACCTGTTAAAATCATCGCTACCTGCTGATGATGTTAACGTGGCTATTGAATACAACAATACCAGCGCTTTCTTCAAATTCGGTAATATCAATTTGGTTTGCCGTTTAATTGACGAGCGTTACCCGGATTACGAAGCTGTTATTCCGCAGAATAATACCAATAAACTGACTATCGATCGTTTATCGTTCTTAGGTTCATTAAGCCGTGTAGCTATTTACGCTAATAAAACCACCCACCAGGTAAGGTTGAAGATCAGCGGCAGCGAACTAAATATTTCATCAGAAGATATTGATTTTGCTAACGAAGCTCACGAGCGTTTAACCTGCCAGTACGAAGGTGATGATCTGGAAATTGGTTTCAATGCCCGTTTCCTGATCGAGATGCTGAAAAACCTGGCTTGCGAAGAAATTAACCTCGAAATGTCGACCCCTAACCGTGCAGGTTTATTGTTGCCTGTTGGTGGTGATGAAAACGAAGACGTTTTAATGCTGGTTATGCCGGTAATGCTGAACAGCTACGCATAAGCTATATTGAAAATATTTAACAAGTCCGGACGTCAAAAGCCGGACTTTTTTGTTGAGTGATACTAAAACCTGTTTGCAACTGTTATAATGCAGGCAGAAACTACATGAAATTTAAATCGATCATCATATTATTAACTGTTGCCGGTATTTACGGCTGCGGTAAAGCCAGCGATGCACCAATTGCCACCGCGCCTGCCACGGTTCTTAATATAATTAATACTACCGCAGATACGCTTAATTACTATCTTAATGGTACAAGGTTAAATAGTCAATCGGCCATTTATAGTGGTGGGTCCAGCGGGTATTTATCTGTTCAGTCAACCCTGCAAAACTATCAGTTCAGGAAAAACGGGCATAATGAGGTACTGTTTAATTTGCCGTTAAACCTTGATACTATCCATACGAAGTATGCTGATACTGTAAGTATAAAAAATGCTAACGGATCAACAACATTGATAACTTCGAGAATAAGGGGATACTCCCTTTTTGTAAATGGCGAAGGTGCCGATAAAAGTTTTTTAAAGCTCGATACCATAAAAGTTAATACTGATAGCTCAATGGTTCGGTTTGTACACTCGGCTGTTAACGCACCGGCACTCGATTTATCCATTGGCGACATCAACTTTAAAAATCAAACCTATGGCAGTATGAGTAAGTTTAAATCTCAGGTTGCGGGCGCTAATAAGATAATAAATGTTTACCTGGCAGGTGGTACAGATGTAAAAGCTACGCAAAAAGTTACCCTGATAAGCAATACAACTTATACCCTATATGTAAAAGGTGTGCCGGATGGGGTTGGCAAATCGGCGCTTACAGTTGGCGTGTTTGTAAATAATCAATAAAATGGCAGAAAAGAGAGATCAGTATATATTTAATTTCCTGATGCTGTTGTTACTGGCAGTAGTGGTTGTTCCTTTTATGGCATCGTGCGGTAAAACTTCAGATGGTACGGTTAACAGTTACAATTCGCAGTTAGTGATGGCCAATTTAAGCCAGGATGCAGGCCCGGTTGATTTGTACATCAATAATAATATCCAGAACGGAACCACGCCTTATCGCTATCCAATAGCAAGTTCTTATTTTTATCTGAATACGATTGGTTCTCCCATACAAATAAGATCAAACGGCGGCACTAAACCTACCTTGCTTACCACAGACAGCGTGCCCCGCGCAAATGCTAAATACACCTTGTTTATTACCGGTATAAAAAATGATGGTAACCTTAGGTACGTTTTTGTTGTAGATACATCGGTTTTACCGGTTGTTGGCCGGGGAAGAATACGTTTTATTAATACCTCACCGAGATCGAGCCCGTTGGATGTTTATGCTAACGGTACAATCGCATTTAAAAACATAAAGCTCGATAGCTGCACAAAGTTTATAGATATACCTGTGGGCGACTATAATTTTACGGTATATGCCAATGGTGATATGAGTACCATATTAAATACATTCAGGCAAACGGTTGGTGATGGTAAGCTGTACACCATTTACACTTACGGCATAGTAGGGCGTACCGATAGTGCGGCCTTTAACTCGGGAGTTATTACTAATAAATAATAAGTAAGCTGATATTGAGCTATATTTTTATT
Coding sequences within:
- the gldG gene encoding gliding motility-associated ABC transporter substrate-binding protein GldG is translated as MFTILKKEIVLYLSSMVAYITIGVFLIVLGLFLWVFPDTSILDYGYASLESLFNTVPYLFMFLIPAITMRSLAEERREGTFELLATRPVTFGQIIMGKYFACVLLVLFALLPTYVYYYSVTVLGNPQNNIDSGAVIGSYIGLFLLGASFVAIGMFASAITKNQIIAFTIAVFLSFFVYSGFDSMSQLLSLQNVGIEQLGISSHYSSVSRGVLDTRDLFYFIALTALFILLALGALKLQMQRKLWQTDIYVYAGVFVVAIVIAQFGFTRIDFTKEKRFTLSPVSQNMMDSLTTPVKVTVYLQGDNLPGGFKRLQRATRDMLSDMQAYSHRKLQFEFVDPLKGQSQSEQDSTIKNMMGGGIEPTNLSVKTDDGLIQKLIVPAAVITAGDKQVPVNLLQRRIGLGEDEVLNNSIQNLEYAFASGIKKAITGGNQQVGIIEGHHELDDVQLHDAINTLSSSFMVGRVDLKKISLADLLKVKLVVIAKPETPFTEIEKFKVDQYLMHGGRVLWTIDQVSAELDSLRGHGGEELAFNKQLNLDDQLFTYGVRINYDLIADLNSSQIPVATGSVGGQPQIQMVPWLFNPILVPVSRNPIVKNVDGITTQFISTIDTLGVKGVKKTILLTTSPYNNKITAPHMLSLAAIEQQPDPKAFQSAPKTVGVLLEGNFKSDFMNRPLPEGFTEQVNVLQKSEPAKMIVISDGDVFRNQLAADGSPYPLGYDHYTQQTSGNKTLLLNIVDYLTGDTRLIALRAKEIQIRLLNKARVRNEKLYWQLVNNIIPPALVLIFAIFQHYVRKRKYAH
- the dnaN gene encoding DNA polymerase III subunit beta; translation: MRFIVSTSTLLKQLQSVSGALSNSTVLPILENFLFEIKDGNLTISATDLQTSMTTSLTVEAKENGRIAIPSRILLDTLKSLPEQPVAFSVDDKTFAIEINAGDGKYKLSGENGEDFPKIPVVENATSVNLPASVLAEAINKTIFAVSNDELRPAMTGVYAQLSTQYFTFVATDAHKLVRYRRKDAKAESTTSFILPKKALNLLKSSLPADDVNVAIEYNNTSAFFKFGNINLVCRLIDERYPDYEAVIPQNNTNKLTIDRLSFLGSLSRVAIYANKTTHQVRLKISGSELNISSEDIDFANEAHERLTCQYEGDDLEIGFNARFLIEMLKNLACEEINLEMSTPNRAGLLLPVGGDENEDVLMLVMPVMLNSYA
- a CDS encoding DUF4397 domain-containing protein; protein product: MAEKRDQYIFNFLMLLLLAVVVVPFMASCGKTSDGTVNSYNSQLVMANLSQDAGPVDLYINNNIQNGTTPYRYPIASSYFYLNTIGSPIQIRSNGGTKPTLLTTDSVPRANAKYTLFITGIKNDGNLRYVFVVDTSVLPVVGRGRIRFINTSPRSSPLDVYANGTIAFKNIKLDSCTKFIDIPVGDYNFTVYANGDMSTILNTFRQTVGDGKLYTIYTYGIVGRTDSAAFNSGVITNK